The Deinococcus multiflagellatus nucleotide sequence AAGCCGGGGCTGGCGGTCATCACGGTGGCGCCCGCGTCGTGCGCGGCCAGCAGGTTCACCAGCATGGGGCGGGGCAGCGGGTCCTCGCGCACCACCAGCACCAGGGGGCGGCGCTCTTTCAGGGTGACGTGCGCCGCGCGGGTGAGCAGCGTGTCGGCAAAGCCATGCGCGACTTTGGCCAGGGTGCCCGCGCTGCAGGGAATGAGCAGCATGCCGTCGGTGCGAAAGGAGCCGCTGGCCACGCTGGCGGCCAGGTCGCGGTCCTCGTGCACCTGGGCCGCCTGGGCCACGAGGTCGGGCAGCTGGGGCCCAGCGCCCTCGGCGGTCATCACCCGTTTGGCGCCGCTGCTCACCACGAGGTGCGTCTCCACGTTCAGGGCGCGCAGGGCCTGCAGTGCCGAGAGGGCATACGGCATGCCGCTGCCGCCCGAGACCCCCACCACCAGCCTCATGCGCCGCTCGCTTCGCGCCGCAGGCGGCGGGCGTGGCGCAGTTCGGCGGCAATAAAGGCCAGCAGGTTCAGGGCGTACACCAGCACCAGCCCCGCCACCAGGACCGCGCGCGTGCCCTCCTGGCCCAGCACCGGCAAGAAAGGCACCGTGACCAGCCCGGTGGCCGGAAACAGCGCCGCAATCAGCGCGCCCCAGGCCAGCAGCAGCATGCTGCCCCAGGGGCTGTCCAGCAGGGCCGAGCCCGGCAGCAGCAGCGCCAGCGCGCGGTAGGCCAGGGGCCGCGCCTGCGCCAGGGCCACCGCCGAGGCCGGCAGCAGCAGCGCCAGCGCCAGCAGCGCGGCCAGCAGCCCCGAACCCAGCAGCGCCAGCCCCAGGCGCGGCGAGCCCCCGCCCGACGGGTCCAGCACCGACAGCGGCTCGCGCAGGGCGCCGCGCAGCGTCACGCTCAGGTCGCCGGTCACGGCGCGGGTCAGGCGGCGCTGGTCGGGGTAGCACAGCCGGGGCGCCCCGGGGCGGTAGGTGCGCTGAAAGGCGGCTTCGGGGGTGCCGGGGTTCAGGCCCAGGTTAAAGGCCGCTGCTTCCAGATCAGGCCGGGCCGACAGGGCCGCGCGGTAGAGTTCGCGCGCCTGAGGCTCGTCGCCGCGCGTCTGGGCAATCACGCCCAGGTTGTTGCGCACGCAGGGGTCGGTGTCGGCAGCGGCGTAGCGCTCTCTGGCCTGGGCGTCCTCGCCGTCAAGCTGCGCGCTCAGGCCCGAGAGCAGCGCGGCGTCGGCGCCGGGGCGCAGGGCCAGCGCGGACAGCTGCGCGCCGCCCCAGCCGCCGCCGTAGGTGCCGCTGGCCAGCGCGGGCGAGCGCAGCCCCGCGCCCGCCAGATTGGCCCAGTGCAGCCCGCCCGTGACCACCAGCAGGCTCAGCGCCAGCAAAAACAGCGTGAGGCGCTCGCCGGGGGTGGCGTAGGCCACGAACACCCGACGCGCGCGCGACAGCGGATGGCGCAGCCACGAGCGGTAGCGGCCCCCCAGCGCCCGCGTGTCCTGGGCCTGGGGCCGCCACGCGCGCACCGCCAGGGCCAGCAGCCCCGAGAGGAGGGCCGCGCCCAGGCCCAGCATGGCCAGCCGGGCGGCGTCACGCACCTCGCGCAGGCCCTCGGGGCCCAGGTTGTACAGGGTGCCGGCGCGCAGCGAGCGCGAGAACTGCCGCCACTCGCCCGCCTCGCCCTCGCGGCCCTGCTGCTCCAGGGCCTGGGCGTAGCGGGCGTAGAGCGCCTCGCCGCCTTCAAAGCGGGGGTGCAGTTCGCGCAGGTAGGCCATCCACACCCCGGCGCGGGCCAGTCGCCGCTGGTCCAGCAGGGTGCTCACGTAACCCGCTGGGTCGCCGTAGGCCTTCAGCGCCTCCCGGCTGACGCTCACCGCCGGGTCAAAGCCGCGCGCCGCCGCGTCGCGCCGGGCGCGGTCCAGGGCCAGGTCGGCCGCCGAGGGAAAACCCGCGCTGTCCAGCCGCGCGGCCAGCGCCACCCAGGCGGGAAAGGGCAGATTGCCCCCCAGGGCGCGGCGCACGGCGCTCAGGGCGGCGTAGGGATCGGCCCGCCGGGCGCTGGCCTCGCGCACCGCCAGGAAGGGGTTCAGCGGGTCCAGGGCAGCGGCGCGCGCCACCTCGGCGGCGGGGGTGGTGTCGGCGGCGCGCGCCAGCCAGCCGGTGATCTGCGGCACGGGTGGGGGCACCACCCGCTCCTGCACGGTCAGGCCGCTGGCGGGGTCCAGGGTAAAGCGCTCGGTCAGGCCGTTCAGTTCGGTGCTCACGCGCACCACGCCGCCCGAGGCGTCCAGCGAGGTCACCACGCCGCTCAGGTCGGCGCGGGCGGCGGCCACGCCGCCTGCCCCCAGTTCGTACACGGCGGGCCCGGCGCCCAGCAGCAGGCGCCCGTCCAGTTCCAGCGGCCCGGTCAGGGGGCCCCACGAGGCCGGAAAGGTGCGCTGCCAGCGGGTGCCGGTGCCGTCCGGCTCTACTATTAGCGTGCGGCCGTTCAGCGTGGCCGTGGCCTGGGCGGTGCCCGTCAGCAGGGCCAGCAGCAGGCCTGCGCGCGCTAGCCCCCCAGGGCTGGGTGCGCGCCTCATGCGGCTTCCGAAAAATTCTGTCACGCCTGACGGAATTTTTCCGACCGGAGGGAGAAGGAAAGGGTACGGATTTCCGGGAATTGGAGAAACATCCAGTTCTTTTCTGGATGTTACGGAAATGAACGGAATCCGTATCACGCGCCCTCCGGGCGCCCGGGGCGGGCCAGCAGGTGCGCGCTGCGTACGGCCATTACCACGCCGCCGGCCAGCAGTTCGCCCAGGCCGCCGTACCGGGTGGCCAGCAGCAGGCCCACCGGCAGGGCCACCACCGTGGCGGCCGGCACCGCGTTCAGGCCCACGCGGCGCTGCAGCGTGGCGCGGTACAGGGGGATAAACAGCAGCGCCGTGCCCAGGGTGCCCAGCAGGGTTACCGGGGCCAGCACCAGAAGCGCGCCCAGCAGCGGCGCAATGCCCCCGCCGCCCCGGAAGCCGAAAAAGAGGGGATAGCAGTGGCCCGCCACCACGGCCCCCATGGCCAGCCAGCCCCATTCTGGGGCCAGCGCCCGCGCCAGCAGGGCGGCCAGAGCACCCTTGGCGATGTCCAGCGCGGTCACCAGTACGGCGGCCCGGCGGCCATACTGCCGGAAGGTGCCGCTGCCGCCGGGCAGGTCCCGGTCCCGGATGTCGGCGCCCTGGGCCCGCGAGTACAGCACCCCGGCCACCAGGGACCCCAGCAGGTACGCGGCGAGAGCGGCAAGGACAGGCGCGGCGGACGGGGGCATACGCAGGGCATTGTATCGGGGCGTGCTTGGCGGCAGCAGCGAGAGCCGACAGGGTACGCTGCTCTTCCGCTCCCGCCTGAGAAGTGCTTCCGGGGCTGGCTCCAGGTGAGACACGTTTTTCCCGACGAACCAGGGCCCCGTTCGCACTCTAGGCACGGTGGAAAATCGTCTCTGGTCACTTCCTCTGTTGAGACGCACAGCTGCTTCGTTGAAAGCGGCCTCGCACAGCCGAACAGGCCCTGCCAGACGTGAGGCTGACCACTCGGTGCCGTTCCAAAGGGACTGGGGCTTGCCCAGACACTCTTGGGCCCTCCTGCCCTAGGCCCCGGGGTGCAGGGCGCCGCCCGGCTGAAGATGCTCACCGGCGTCCAGGTCGTTCAGGACAGCTGGCAGCCCCCGGGACAGCATTTTGCGGCGAACGCTGCCCAGCAGCCGGGCCATGATGAAGCCTTCGGCGCCTCTAAAACCGGTGTGCGACCAGGTCAGGCGAGTGCCGCCGGGTACCTCCTCCAGGCGGTTGGTGACGAGGCTGGGGCTGTCACCGACCTTATTGCGCCAGGTGTAGCGCAGTAGGGAAGGAGCCTGGGCGTCCAGCACCTCGCACAGCACGATCCCGTCCCATCCGGGAAACGGCTTGCCCACAAAGCGAAACCGAGTGCCCGCCTTCGGCACGAAGCCCTCGGGTCGGCCGCCCTGGCCGGCCGAGGTCCACAGCGGCACGAGTTGCGGGTCGGTCAACGCGGCCCAGACCAGGGGCCGGGGATACGGATAGTCCTTGACAATCACGTGCTGGCTCATTGGGGGCCTCCTGGGCGTACAGCCAGAGGATCAGGGGTCACGGCGACCACGCGGTACAGCGTGGGCTGGGGCGCCGCCTGCGTTGGGTTCTGGCCGCCCACTGGGGGCCACAGTGGCCTGCCCGCTTGCCACTGCTCGGCGCTGTCCCAGTGCGCAATAATGACGATTTGGCGGGGATTGCCCGGCGAGACAGCGCGGTGCAGCCAGGCGCTCCGCAAGCCTGGGGGTTGGGGGTGCGCGGCGACGTGGGCGGCCCAGTCCTCCTCAAACACGTCAGCCTCCCCGGCGGACAGGGTGAGTGGATGAATCATGGTCAGTGGCTCGACTAAGCCGCTGTGAGCAGAGTGCGGCTCTGACACACCAGAGCCCACCCGGTACAGGGCAGGCTCAGCGTTGAAGCCGCCAGTCTGGGCCTGACGCTGGCGCTCAGCTGTGGGCCGAAAGCCGCTTAAGGCCGCCTCCCACTGCTCGGCGCTGTCCCAGTGGGCCACATTGACAATCGGATAAAGGGCTCTGGGCGACACCGCGCGGTGCAGACGGGTGCCGCGAAACCCGGGCGCCTGCCCAAGTAAGGCGGTGCTGGCAGGCCAGCCTGCCACAAAACCGTCGACTGCCACAGTGGGCAGGGTGAAGAGGTTCACCAGAACGAGAGGCTCAGCCATGAACAGGCTCCTTTTGGCAGACAGGAAGACGGAGAAGAACCATCTGCAATTTTTATAGTAACTATAAATTATTTAGCCAATGTAATCAGTGATACGCAGATCGCGTGCCTGCCCACACACGTCATCACGTCGTGGTCTCCTCGCCCTGCGGGCGCGCGGCTCCCAGGGGTAGACTCAGGGGGTGAACCTGCCCACCTCGCCTGACGCCCCGACGGCGGCTGAGCCGGGCGCCGCGCCGCTGTCCCTGAGGCAGCGCCGACAGCAGGAGCTGCGCCAGCAGCTGTCCGATGTGGCCACCCAGATGTTTCTGGAACGCGGCTTCGATGCTGTGCGTGTGGCGGATGTGGCGCGTGCCTGCGGCGTCACGGAAAAGACCGTCTTCAATCATTTCCCCACTAAGGAATCGCTGCTGTCTGACCGCTGGGATGACATGGCCCAGGCACTTCGCCGCAAACTGACCGACCCAGCACTGACACCCGTGGCGGCGGCATTGGCAGTGCTGGGAACAGAACTAAGTTTTCTGACAGCCTCTGGGACCTCGGGGGCCCCCTCTCTGGCGCAAGTGCGGCGGTACAGCGACCTGATCCGTACAGCGCCGTCCCTGATGGCCCACCAGCGCCGCGCCCTAGATCGGCTCTGCGATGCAGCGGCCCTGGCCCTGGCCGAACGAACGGGCGCCGCACCCGAGGATCCCGAGGTTCTGATCACGGCGGCGGCCCTCAGTGGCCTGTGGACTGTCTATTTTCACAGCCTGCGCCGTCACCTGTATCTGGACGACGGCGCGCAGGTCCGGGCCGAGGTGGAGTGCGACCTGCGCCGCGCTGCCGATGTGCTCCGCCTGGGTCTGGAGCGCACGCCGGGTGACGCGGCTGAAGGCCGAAAGGCGGCGCGCCAGACAAGCCCAACCTAATGCTGCCCGCCACGCCGACAGACGACAGCCTGTATGAGATGTCTGCAAAGGCGGAAGCTTTTCGCGCGCCCTGGGCCCCGCCTCGTTAGTCTTCTCAGTCGCGGTTGCGGGTGCCCATACAGTGGCCGCTACCTGCTTTTTGCCAGGTGGCCGTGTCACTCTCTACACTCGGGGCGTGACCTCTGCCCCATCCCTCAGCCGCGCCGAACTGCGCCGCTACAGCCGCGCGCTGCTGGTGCCGGAATGGCAGGAGGCGGGGGCGCAGGCCCGCGTGGGGGCCGCGCGGGTGGTCGTGGTGGGGGCCGGTGGCCTGGGCAGCCCGGTCATTGCGGCGCTGGCCGGCGCCGGGGTGGGCGAACTGGTGATTGCCGAGGGCGACACCGTGGACCTCAGCAACCTGCACCGCCAGAGTCTGTACACCACCCCGGATGTGGGCCACCCCAAGGCCGAGCGCGCTGCTGCCCGCGCCCAGCAGCTTAATCCCCATGTGCGGGTGCGCGCGGCGCCGCCTGTGGATGACCAGAACCTGCCAGAGCTGCTGGCGGGCGCCACGCTGCTCATTGACGCCACCGACAACTTCGAGACCCGCTACCGCCTGGCCGATGCCTGCACGGCCCTGGGGCGCGAATGGGTGTGGGGCGCCGCCAGCGGCACCAGCGGCATGGTCAGCGTGTTTGGCCCGGCCCTGGGCCTGCGCGACGTGTTCCCCGAACCCGGGGGCGCGGCCTCCTGCGATGAGGCGGGGGTGCTGGGCCCGGTCCCCGGCGTGGTGGGCGCCCTGATGGCGACCGAGGCCCTGAAGGTGCTGGGCGGGGTGGGCGAGCCCCTGCGCGGGCGCCTGTGGACCTATGACGCCCTGAGCGGCCACACCCGGGTGCTGCGCCTGGGGGCGCCCCAGGGGCAGGGCCGCGCGCCCTGAGCCGCGGCCAGGTCGGCGGCCCCGTGGCTGACCCGGTGGCCAGCTGGTGGACCAATCCCCCCTTCATCCCCCCTAAAGACCCCGTCCAGGGCGGCTTGACGCGCCGTGCGGGTGTGTTACTGTGCGCCTGAGCCGACAATCCAGCTCGACTTCAGTTCTCGGAGGTTCTTCCCATGACCAAGAGCACCAAGTCCGCCGCGAAGCAGCCCGCCCGCAGTGCCGCCCGGAGCGGCAGCGCCGACCGCCGGGGGAGCGCCGGCTCGTCACGGGGCGAGAACGCCTCGCGCGGCGGGGACGGCGGCAAGATCGCCAAAACCCAGATTATTGACATGGTGGCCGAGCGCACCTCGCTGAACAAGAAGCAGGCGGGCGACGCGGTGGCGACGATGCTTGACTGCGTGGTCTCGGCGCTGCGTTCGGGCCAGAGCGTGGGCCTGCCCGGCCTGGGCACCCTGAGTGTGGCCCAGACCGCCGAGCGCAGCGGCGTGCGCCCCGGCACCTCCGAGCGCATCACCATTCCGGCCGGGAAGAAGGTGCGTTTCAAGGTGGCCACGACCTTGAAAGGCGGCCTGTAAAGCCTGTATTTGGCCGCAGCGGCGCCCACGTGGCGCCGCTCTTTTTTATGTTTTGTGGATGTCGGTCTCGGCTCAGGTGTTCAAGTTCTGGAGGTGCCATGTCAGCAAGAAGAGGACCTTGATGAATGTTGGCGAAAGTGTGTCGAAGATGCGCTCACGCGCGCTGGTCTTTGCCCAGAGGCTGGCTGAATAAGCGGGCGGCGCCCAGACCCACTGCGAGCGTCATTCCCCTCTTCTGAACTCAAAACGAGAAACGAAAAGCCATGACGAGTGACGACTGACAACAGCCTGATCAAGGGTGCAGCGCGTGGTCATCGCAGTGCTCAGAAACAAGCTGTTCATCGTGTTCCCCACTGCTTCCTGGCCTACTATTTTTCGGCGTCTCAAACCATATAGAAAAGCCCTGCCTTTACAAGAAAGAGGGCGGGCCGGCATACTCCTGAAAAGGAGGCGTCCAAGATGGCTTACAAAAAACTCAGTGAACAGGTGCAGGAACTCAGCAACCCCCAGCGCAGCGATACGTTTATCAAATTGTTTCGTGAAGCGGTGCGTCAGGGTAAATTCGATGCGGCGTACATGCCTGAGCGCTTCACCATGCCCAAGCAGTTCAGCCGGCGCGGCAGTGAGGGCACCTACGAGCGCGACACGCGCGAGATGCTGTTTGAACAGACCAAAGCCTTCGA carries:
- a CDS encoding UbiX family flavin prenyltransferase, producing the protein MRLVVGVSGGSGMPYALSALQALRALNVETHLVVSSGAKRVMTAEGAGPQLPDLVAQAAQVHEDRDLAASVASGSFRTDGMLLIPCSAGTLAKVAHGFADTLLTRAAHVTLKERRPLVLVVREDPLPRPMLVNLLAAHDAGATVMTASPGFYHAPQDVDELLHFVTARVLDQFRLDVPGFRRWREDDPGPAR
- a CDS encoding HU family DNA-binding protein; protein product: MTKSTKSAAKQPARSAARSGSADRRGSAGSSRGENASRGGDGGKIAKTQIIDMVAERTSLNKKQAGDAVATMLDCVVSALRSGQSVGLPGLGTLSVAQTAERSGVRPGTSERITIPAGKKVRFKVATTLKGGL
- a CDS encoding TetR/AcrR family transcriptional regulator, which codes for MNLPTSPDAPTAAEPGAAPLSLRQRRQQELRQQLSDVATQMFLERGFDAVRVADVARACGVTEKTVFNHFPTKESLLSDRWDDMAQALRRKLTDPALTPVAAALAVLGTELSFLTASGTSGAPSLAQVRRYSDLIRTAPSLMAHQRRALDRLCDAAALALAERTGAAPEDPEVLITAAALSGLWTVYFHSLRRHLYLDDGAQVRAEVECDLRRAADVLRLGLERTPGDAAEGRKAARQTSPT
- a CDS encoding HesA/MoeB/ThiF family protein, encoding MTSAPSLSRAELRRYSRALLVPEWQEAGAQARVGAARVVVVGAGGLGSPVIAALAGAGVGELVIAEGDTVDLSNLHRQSLYTTPDVGHPKAERAAARAQQLNPHVRVRAAPPVDDQNLPELLAGATLLIDATDNFETRYRLADACTALGREWVWGAASGTSGMVSVFGPALGLRDVFPEPGGAASCDEAGVLGPVPGVVGALMATEALKVLGGVGEPLRGRLWTYDALSGHTRVLRLGAPQGQGRAP
- a CDS encoding glycerol-3-phosphate acyltransferase; the protein is MPPSAAPVLAALAAYLLGSLVAGVLYSRAQGADIRDRDLPGGSGTFRQYGRRAAVLVTALDIAKGALAALLARALAPEWGWLAMGAVVAGHCYPLFFGFRGGGGIAPLLGALLVLAPVTLLGTLGTALLFIPLYRATLQRRVGLNAVPAATVVALPVGLLLATRYGGLGELLAGGVVMAVRSAHLLARPGRPEGA
- a CDS encoding SRPBCC family protein; this translates as MSQHVIVKDYPYPRPLVWAALTDPQLVPLWTSAGQGGRPEGFVPKAGTRFRFVGKPFPGWDGIVLCEVLDAQAPSLLRYTWRNKVGDSPSLVTNRLEEVPGGTRLTWSHTGFRGAEGFIMARLLGSVRRKMLSRGLPAVLNDLDAGEHLQPGGALHPGA
- a CDS encoding antibiotic biosynthesis monooxygenase family protein, with protein sequence MAEPLVLVNLFTLPTVAVDGFVAGWPASTALLGQAPGFRGTRLHRAVSPRALYPIVNVAHWDSAEQWEAALSGFRPTAERQRQAQTGGFNAEPALYRVGSGVSEPHSAHSGLVEPLTMIHPLTLSAGEADVFEEDWAAHVAAHPQPPGLRSAWLHRAVSPGNPRQIVIIAHWDSAEQWQAGRPLWPPVGGQNPTQAAPQPTLYRVVAVTPDPLAVRPGGPQ